The Glycine max cultivar Williams 82 chromosome 12, Glycine_max_v4.0, whole genome shotgun sequence genome window below encodes:
- the LOC100797629 gene encoding transcription factor bHLH130 produces MSIVYSHAVKYSQGETRMNPEMDSNIGQHCHQQNSGLMRYRSAPSSLLTSLANNNNINNNTTTNGCVNGKAFRSVHNHHQQQRYPPSTSSEMETMLAKLISSNNSEPLQVKEEAVASVSQPPQQHNGYSYGSSPQMMYQTQQIQGLPMPNGSLGNAFDGSFSAVNSLASQNSTQPRLGASTNCNNLIRQKSSPAGFFSNYSVDNAMRDVASFRGCDVSNGQAITSSSGLHGGTLNLSSRPSSCSTRMPQIAENGNEGVEGNYVESRNLRNDNINSTKCYMPSFTTDFWDGSSFSPRTASNNGEISFSTSNAMDIQGEDFGYQKVGLTHHSSLPGSSSRVATMEKFYQIQGSVPCKIRAKRGFATHPRSIAERERRTRISARIKKLQDLFPKTDKQTSTADMLDLAVEYIKDLQKQVKMLRDTRAKCTCTSNQKH; encoded by the exons ATGAGTATTGTGTATAGTCATGCTGTGAAGTACTCTCAAGGGGAAACAAGGATGAACCCAGAAATGGATTCAAACATTGGTCAACATTGTCACCAACAAAATTCTGGACTAATGAGATACCGTTCTGCCCCAAGCTCATTGCTCACAAGCCTTgcgaacaacaacaacattaatAATAACACCACCACCAATGGTTGTGTTAATGGCAAAGCTTTCAGAAGTGTGCataatcatcatcagcagcaacGTTATCCTCCCTCCACAAGTTCTGAAATGGAGACCATGTTGGCCAAGTTGATTTCTTCAAACAATTCTGAGCCTTTGCAAGTGAAGGAAGAAGCAGTGGCCTCTGTTTCACAGCCACCACAACAGCACAATGGTTACTCCTATGGGTCTTCACCTCAGATGATGTACCAAACTCAGCAAATTCAAGGCTTGCCTATGCCAAATGGTTCTTTAGGGAATGCTTTTGATGGCTCATTCAGTGCAGTGAATTCCCTTGCTTCACAGAATTCCACACAACCTAGACTGGGTGCTTCCACCAATTGCAACAATCTCATTAGGCAAAAGAGTTCCCCTGCTGGGTTTTTCTCCAATTACTCAGTTGATAATG CAATGAGAGATGTGGCAAGTTTTAGGGGCTGTGATGTCTCAAATGGACAAGCTATTACATCCTCAAGTGGGTTGCATGGTGGTACTTTGAACTTATCATCTAGGCCATCCTCTTGCTCCACCCGAATGCCACAGATTGCTGAAAATGGAAATGAAGGTGTGGAAGGAAATTATGTTGAAAGTAGAAACCTGAGAAATGATAATATCAACAGCACTAAATGTTACATGCCTAGTTTCACCACTGACTTCTGGGATGGTTCTTCATTCAGTCCCAGAACAGCTAGTAACAATGGTGAAATCTCATTTTCCACTTCAAATGCTATGGATATTCAG GGTGAAGATTTTGGATATCAAAAAGTTGGTTTGACCCACCATTCGAGTCTGCCTGGCTCTTCTAGTAGGGTGGCTACAATGGAGAAGTTTTATCAAATTCAAGGATCTGTTCCATGTAAAATTCGAGCCAAGAGAGGTTTTGCCACTCATCCGAGAAGCATTGCAGAGAGG GAAAGAAGAACTCGAATTAGCGCAAGAATCAAGAAATTGCAAGACCTTTTCCCAAAAACAGACAAG CAAACAAGCACTGCAGATATGTTGGATTTGGCAGTTGAGTACATTAAAGACCTGCAGAAACAAGTTAAG ATGCTTAGAGATACTAGGGCAAAGTGCACTTGTACAAGCAATCAGAAGCACTGA
- the LOC100789008 gene encoding ras-related Rab-11 family protein: protein MAQWQGNADEGIDYMFKIVMTGDSGVGKSQLLNRFVKNEFHMKSKPTIGVEFLTRTVVMDHKLVKAQIWDTAGQERYQAITTAYYRGATGALLAYDITKQQTFDHVEKWLDELRIHADKNILVMLVGNKSDLSSLRAVPTEVARDFAQQEGLFFLETSALDSSNVESAFIGLLSQVYRTVSRKHILVDGHESNWDKVNLELEGTKIKVPSQEPECQNAKKRFNCCSIL, encoded by the exons atGGCTCAGTGGCAGGGTAATGCGGATGAGGGAATTGACTATATGTTCAAGATTGTGATGACTGGGGACTCTGGGGTGGGAAAGTCTCAGCTTTTGAATCGGTTTGTGAAAAACGAATTCCACATGAAATCGAAACCAACAATTGGGGTGGAGTTTCTGACTAGGACGGTCGTCATGGATCACAAACTTGTCAAAGCACAGATTTGGGACACTGCTGGTCAAGAAAG GTACCAGGCTATTACGACTGCGTATTACAGGGGTGCAACCGGCGCATTACTAGCATACGACATAACCAAGCAGCAAACCTTTGATCATGTTGAGAAGTGGTTGGATGAACTACGGATACACGCGGATAAAAACATACTTGTCATGCTTGTTGGCAACAAATCTGACCTGAGTTCTCTTCGAGCAGTGCCTACTGAGGTAGCCAGAGACTTTGCACAGCAGGAGGGTCTCTTCTTTCTCGAGACATCTGCGCTTGACTCCAGCAATGTGGAATCAGCTTTCATTGGTCTCCTCTCTCAAGTATATAGAACAGTCAGTAGGAAGCACATCCTTGTGGATGGACATGAATCAAATTGGGATAAAGTAAACCTTGAACTTGAAGGAACAAAAATTAAGGTCCCATCGCAAGAACCAGAATGCCAGAATGCTAAAAAGAGATTCAATTGTTGCAGTATTCTTTAG
- the LOC100798155 gene encoding thaumatin-like protein, which translates to MTMYLPHGILLLISGVDATVLTLQNKCRDIVWPGILTGAGRPELIDDGAELTPGKAINITAPKGWSGRIWGRRGCTFHSYGSGTCITGDCGGKLKCDGVGGAPPASLAEFTLDSQEGGFYDVSLVNGYNLPVSIFPTGGSGQCKAVTCQSDLNRNCPNGLEVRNQSHIVGCKSACMAFNKPEYCCTGDFSNPRKCQPTSYSKVFKASCPQAYSYAYDDATSTFTCQGANYLIRFC; encoded by the coding sequence atgacaATGTACCTACCTCATGGtattcttcttttaatttcagGAGTGGATGCAACAGTTCTTACTTTACAAAATAAATGTAGGGACATAGTGTGGCCTGGAATCCTAACAGGAGCAGGAAGACCTGAACTCATTGATGATGGGGCTGAGCTAACACCTGGTAAGGCAATAAACATCACTGCACCAAAAGGGTGGTCCGGCCGCATCTGGGGGCGGCGTGGATGCACCTTCCATAGCTATGGCAGTGGCACATGCATCACAGGAGACTGTGGAGGCAAGCTGAAGTGTGATGGAGTTGGTGGTGCACCACCAGCTTCACTGGCAGAGTTTACACTAGACAGCCAGGAGGGGGGTTTTTATGATGTTAGCCTTGTTAATGGTTACAATTTGCCAGTGTCAATCTTCCCTACCGGAGGATCCGGGCAGTGTAAGGCGGTAACATGCCAGTCAGATTTGAACAGAAACTGCCCCAACGGATTGGAGGTCAGAAACCAAAGTCACATTGTTGGTTGTAAGAGTGCATGTATGGCTTTCAACAAACCGGAATATTGTTGCACAGGTGACTTCAGTAACCCGAGGAAGTGTCAGCCAACAAGCTATTCCAAGGTGTTCAAGGCTTCGTGTCCTCAGGCTTATAGCTATGCCTATGATGATGCAACCAGCACTTTCACTTGCCAAGGAGCAAACTACTTAATTAGGTTTTGTTAG